From the genome of Geobacter sp. SVR, one region includes:
- a CDS encoding alanine--glyoxylate aminotransferase family protein: MSKRLFIPGPVPVHPEILAAMATPMIGHRMKEYAQLHERVTTGLKKVLFTSDRVFLATSSAFGVMEGAVRNLVGTRCANFCNGAFSDKWHDVTVRCGKQADAFRFDWGTPVTPEAVEKALSTGKYDSMTLIHNETSTGVMSPLPEIAAVMRTFPEVMFIVDTVSSMSALKLPVDELGIDCCIFGVQKAFALPPGLTVFTASDKALQRAAAIEGRGYYFDFLEFAANDDKHNTPSTPCISQIYAMDRQLERMFEEGLEQRWARHRDLAAYVRDWLTSRGFELFPQAGAQSLTLTCARNTRGVDLASLKKQLGEAGFAFDDGYGKIKGQTFRIAHMGDMTRSDLDELFAAMVAIMPELA; encoded by the coding sequence ATGTCGAAAAGATTGTTCATTCCCGGTCCCGTCCCTGTCCACCCCGAGATACTCGCAGCCATGGCCACCCCCATGATCGGGCACCGCATGAAGGAATACGCTCAGTTGCACGAGCGGGTCACTACCGGCCTTAAAAAGGTGCTCTTCACCAGCGACAGGGTTTTCCTGGCCACCTCCAGCGCCTTCGGGGTCATGGAAGGTGCCGTCCGCAACTTGGTCGGGACCCGCTGCGCCAACTTCTGCAATGGCGCCTTCTCCGACAAATGGCATGACGTTACAGTGCGTTGCGGTAAACAGGCAGACGCCTTCCGGTTCGACTGGGGCACGCCGGTTACGCCCGAAGCTGTCGAAAAGGCGCTCTCCACCGGCAAATACGACAGCATGACTCTGATCCACAATGAAACATCCACCGGCGTCATGTCCCCCTTGCCAGAGATCGCCGCCGTGATGCGCACGTTCCCGGAGGTCATGTTCATTGTCGATACGGTTTCATCCATGAGCGCCCTCAAACTCCCCGTGGATGAACTGGGGATCGACTGCTGCATTTTTGGCGTCCAGAAAGCCTTTGCGCTTCCGCCGGGCCTGACCGTATTCACTGCCAGCGACAAGGCGCTGCAACGTGCCGCTGCCATTGAAGGACGCGGATATTACTTCGACTTCCTCGAATTTGCCGCCAATGACGATAAACACAATACCCCCTCGACCCCCTGCATTTCGCAGATTTATGCCATGGACCGCCAACTGGAGCGGATGTTCGAGGAAGGGCTGGAACAGCGCTGGGCACGGCACCGCGACCTGGCGGCTTACGTGCGCGACTGGCTGACCTCCCGCGGATTCGAGCTGTTTCCCCAGGCTGGCGCACAGTCCCTCACCCTGACCTGTGCACGCAACACTCGCGGCGTAGACCTGGCCTCACTCAAGAAACAATTGGGAGAGGCGGGTTTCGCTTTTGACGATGGTTATGGCAAGATCAAAGGGCAGACTTTCAGGATCGCTCACATGGGTGATATGACCCGTTCCGATCTGGACGAGCTGTTTGCGGCGATGGTTGCCATCATGCCAGAACTGGCCTGA
- the rd gene encoding rubredoxin — protein sequence MERWICTICQYVYDPAEGDPEHGIPAGTSFESLPDDWRCPLCGVGKDMFEKE from the coding sequence ATGGAACGTTGGATCTGCACCATCTGCCAGTACGTTTACGACCCTGCCGAAGGTGATCCGGAACATGGTATTCCGGCCGGTACTTCCTTCGAATCGTTGCCGGATGACTGGCGCTGCCCATTGTGCGGCGTCGGCAAGGACATGTTCGAGAAGGAGTGA
- a CDS encoding ferredoxin yields the protein MKKPWVDQESCISCGLCIATCPGVFRFNDAGKSECHDPAGAPEQDIQAAIDGCPVQCIIWEND from the coding sequence ATGAAAAAGCCATGGGTCGATCAGGAAAGCTGCATCAGCTGCGGTCTCTGTATTGCGACCTGTCCCGGTGTTTTTCGCTTCAACGATGCAGGAAAATCCGAGTGCCATGATCCCGCCGGGGCTCCGGAACAGGATATTCAGGCCGCCATCGACGGCTGTCCCGTGCAGTGTATCATCTGGGAAAACGACTGA